In a single window of the Candidatus Omnitrophota bacterium genome:
- the def gene encoding peptide deformylase, giving the protein MSVLAIRRFPDPILKQPTRLVERIDDQVRQLIESMVQTMRHYPHCVGLAAPQVGSNLAVAVMDILAHPKGQGGHGLIVLVNPRIDHVEKFTIQREGCLSVPDFTANVRRAMMVRVKAQDETGAARVWRLEGFEAIVAQHEVDHLDGKLFLDRVANLTTDLFRRKTYL; this is encoded by the coding sequence ATGTCTGTTCTGGCGATCAGGAGATTCCCTGATCCGATTCTGAAGCAACCGACACGGTTAGTTGAGCGCATCGACGATCAAGTACGGCAGCTGATTGAGTCAATGGTTCAGACCATGCGGCACTATCCGCATTGCGTGGGGTTAGCAGCACCCCAGGTAGGCAGCAATCTGGCCGTGGCGGTGATGGATATTTTAGCGCACCCGAAAGGGCAGGGCGGCCATGGGCTGATCGTGCTGGTGAATCCGCGGATTGATCACGTCGAAAAATTCACGATTCAGCGAGAAGGCTGCTTATCGGTCCCAGATTTTACAGCGAATGTGCGACGAGCGATGATGGTGCGCGTCAAGGCCCAGGATGAAACAGGGGCTGCACGGGTATGGCGTTTGGAAGGATTTGAAGCAATTGTCGCCCAGCACGAAGTCGACCATCTCGATGGGAAATTGTTCCTCGACCGTGTGGCAAATCTTACGACTGATTTATTTCGCCGCAAGACCTACCTTTAA
- a CDS encoding ACT domain-containing protein, translating to MAQRWIVTALGKDRPGIVAGVAKILYRLGCNLEDSAMTRLESEFAVMLIFSTKAKTSEAALRKAFAPLQRNLQLAVHLKPLTAQETRTPKKRSNTQLISVYGADKPGIVFRISDALARAGVNITDVHTHRSAGDGPSLYLLLLEVELPPRVSSAALEGRLKVLGKSLGVQTSLRSSSPDVL from the coding sequence ATGGCGCAACGGTGGATCGTGACGGCGTTGGGGAAGGATCGACCGGGGATCGTCGCGGGTGTGGCGAAAATCCTCTACCGGCTTGGCTGCAATCTGGAGGATTCAGCCATGACGCGGCTGGAGAGCGAATTCGCCGTCATGCTCATCTTCTCCACCAAGGCCAAGACCAGCGAGGCGGCGCTGCGTAAGGCCTTTGCGCCGCTGCAGCGGAATCTTCAGCTCGCCGTGCATCTAAAGCCCTTGACCGCGCAAGAAACGCGAACGCCGAAGAAGCGCAGCAATACGCAGTTGATTTCGGTCTACGGAGCCGACAAGCCGGGAATTGTGTTTCGGATCTCGGACGCGTTGGCCCGCGCCGGTGTGAACATCACGGATGTGCACACCCATCGCAGCGCCGGAGACGGCCCATCGCTGTATTTGCTGCTGCTTGAAGTAGAGCTGCCGCCTCGCGTCTCATCAGCCGCGCTGGAAGGGCGCCTGAAGGTCTTGGGCAAGTCCCTCGGTGTCCAGACCAGCCTTCGTTCTTCCTCCCCCGACGTTCTCTAG